Sequence from the Muntiacus reevesi chromosome 9, mMunRee1.1, whole genome shotgun sequence genome:
AAAAGTAATTTTGCCCTCACTCCTTAATTTCAGACAAAGTCTTCTCCTACAAGTGGAAAGTTGTGTATCTGAGAAAAATAATAGGAAGCATGACTGAGTTCTCAACGTATTATTTAAGCCTCAAAATTCAGCTTAAGTCAGTAAGTGCCCCTTTTCTGGAAGTCAATTTGGGTTGTGTTTCTTGTCTCAACTAAGTGATCCttaattcataaaaatttaagtaaatgaTACACAGTAGTTGGTAACTGAGAAGACAGTGAAAAGCTAAGGGTGAGGTTTAGTTTAAGGCTTTGAGACTAGGATATCGAAATAAGGGAGTCTTGCAATACAGTATTTTTGAGGaggcaaatattttctattttatgtatgctGAGTTTGAGATAATGGCAACAGAAGCAAATCCAAGTAGAAAAGTCATTAGAATGTTAAAACAACAGGCTTTGCATCTGGGGAAGACAGAGCAGTTAACTAACAGATATGTGATAGCATTTTCTCCACTTATACATACATCAAGGAACAGGGAAGTTAAACTTGGGGTTTAACTTCAAGGGGTTACACACAGTGAGTATGAAAGGTAGTGTCTGAATAAAGGCAGTTTATTGGTTTTGGATTTATTGTACGAGAAGTATTTTTCAGAGGCATGAACTTTTGAGGACAGCTGAACCTACATGAGAACACTGATGACTTGTTGAGTTTGTGAATTTAGTCAAGCCACTGGTTTATGTTAGAAAAGCTGGCATTTAGAAAATCTTGTGAAACACTGGCTGCCTtagaaaatgttcagttcagttcaatcgctcagttgtctccgactatttgcagccccatgaatcgcagcacgccaggcctccctgtccatcaccaactcccggagtccacccaaacccatgtccattgagtcggtgatgccatccagccatctcatcatctgtcgtccccttctcctcctgccctcaatctttcccagcatcagggtcttttcaaatgagtcagctcttcgcatcaggtggccaaagtactggaatttcaacttcaacatcagtccttccaatgaacactcagggctgatctcctttaggatggactggttggatctccttgcagtccaagggactttcaagagtcttctccaacaccacagttcaaaagcatcaattcttcagtgctcagatttctttatagcccaaatctcacatccatacatgactactggaaaaaccatagccttgactagatggacctttgttggcaaagtaatgtctccgctttttaatatgctgtctaggttggtcatgactttccttccaaggagtaagtgtcttttaatttcatggctgcagtcaccatctgcagtgattttggagcctaaaaaaataaagtctgacactgtttccaatgtttccccatctacttgccatgaagtgataggaccggatgccatgatcttagttttctgaatactgagttttaagccaactttttcactctcctctttcactgtcatcaagaggctctttagttcctcttcaatttctgccataagagtggtgtcatctgcatatctgaggttattgatatttctcccggcaattttaattccagcttgaacttcatccagcccagcatttctcatgatgtactctgcatatgttaaataagcagggtgacaatatacagccttgacgtactccttttcctagttggaaccagtctgttgttccatgtccagttctaactgctgcttcctgaccctcatacagatttctcaagaggcaggtcaggtggtctggtattcccatctctttcagaattttctagtttactgtgatccacacagtcaaaggctttggtatagtcaataaagcagaaatagatgtttttctggaactctcttgcttcttcgatgatacatcagatgttgacaatttgatctctggctcctctgccttttctaaaaccagcttgaacatctggaagttcacggttcatgtattgctgaagcctggcttggagaattttaagcattactttactagtgtgtgagatgagtgcaattgtgcagtagtttgagcattctttgggattgcccttctttgggattggaatgaaaactgattttttccagtcctctggccactgctgagttttccaaatttgctggcatattgagtgcagcacttttacagcatcatctttcaggatttgaaatagctcagctggaattccatcacctccactagctttgttcatagcgatgcttcttaaggcccacttgacttcacagtccagaatgtctggctctaggtgagtatgagtgatcacaccatcatgattatctgggtcatgaagatcttttttgtacagttcttctgtgtattcttgccacctcttcttaatctcttctgcttctgttaggtccctatcatctctgtcctttattgagcccatctatgcatgaaatgttcccttggtatctctaattttcttgaagagatctctagtctttcccattctgttgttttcctctatttctttgcattgatcactaaggaagtcttttttatctctcctggctattctttggaactctgcattcaaatgggaatatctttccttttctcctttactcttcccttctcttcttttcacagctattcgtaaggtctcctcaggcagccattttgcttttttgcatttctttttcttggggatggtcttgattcctgtctcttgtacaatgtcacgaacctccgcccatagttcatcaggcactctgtctatcagatctcgtcccttaaatctatttctcacttccactgtatagtcataagggatttgatttaggtcatacctgaatgatctagtggttttccccactttcttcaatttaagtctgaattttgcaataaggagttcatgatctgggccacagtcagctcctggtcttgtttatgctgactatatagagcttctccatctttggctgcaaacaaaatctgattttggtgtcaaccatctggtgatgtccatatgtagagtcttctcttatgttgttggaagagggtgtttcctatgaccagtgcattctcttggcaaaagtctgttagcctttgccctgcttcattctgtactccaaggccaaatttgcctgttactccaggtgtttgttgacttcctacttttgcattccagtcccctataatgaaaaggacatctttttggggtgttaattctaaaaggtcttgtaggtcttcagaaaaccattcaaattcagcttcttcagagttactggttggagcatagacttggattaccatgatactgaatggtttgccttggaaacaaacagagatcattctgtcgtttttgaggttgcatccaagtactgcattttggactcttttgttgactacgatggctactccatttcttctaagggattccagcccacagtagtagatataatggtcatcagagctaagttcacccattccaggccatcttagttcgctgattcctagaatgtcgatgttcactcttgccatctcctgtttgaccacttccaatttgccttgattcatggacctaacatcccaggttcctatgcaatactgctctttacagcatcggaccttgcttctatcaccagtcccatccacaactgcaTGTTGTGGAGCGGCGGCTGCGACGGCACAGGactggccgagaggagctaccccacgtccaaggtcaggagcagtggctgtgctttgctggagcagccgtgaagagataccccacgtccaaggtaagagaaacccaagtaagacggtatgCGCTTAGagaaggcatcagagggcagacagactgaaaccacagtcacagacaactagccaatctgatcacacagaccacagccttgtctaactcagtgaaactaagccatgcagtgtggggccacccaagatggacgggtcatggtggaggggtctgacagaatgtgctccactgaagaagggaatggcaaactacttcagtatttttgccttgagaaccccatgaacagtatgaaaaggtaaaaaatatatagaaaatgtaGGTATATAATTCTATAATGCCTCTAGGAAAAGAtactgtatataagttcattttgtGTAATTAATCACAGCAAATAAAATTGAAACTTTTATGTTTGGGAGATTGTGAAACTGATCACTAGTACTGAATTTATCTGACATAAATTTATGTCAGATAAATTCAGTATACAACGGTTTGTAATACTGTTTGCAAAAGGTagcgagtgagtgagtgagtgaaagtcgcttaatagtgttcgactctttgcaacccagtggagtatacagtccatgggactctccaggccagaatactggagtgggtagctgttcccttctctaggggatcttcccaacccaggtctccagtattgaaggtggattctctaAGTCTTGGCAATTATGCCATATCTTAAACTAAGATTATAAGCTTATGAGTAAGAGGGGTAAGTTGAAATAACTTGAAACAATTCTATACTTAAATTCtatccctccctcttctctgcccCTGAAGTTAGAATGAAAGATTGCTAGATTTGGATTTCCATGGCCAATGGAAATTTTCTTATAGTTTACAGGGGAAATCTAATGCAGCTTATTTAAATCAATACATCACTCAGGACTGACGATCTATTGGAGGTATTACTGTGTCTCCTCTCACTATCTTGGTGTCTTCTAGACTTTTGTATTCCACGTTTGGATTCTTTCATCTGATTCCTCCAGTCTTCCTTTATCATATACTGCAGGTATGGACAGAGGGCATACAGGGGAGGAGGAACTTTATCCCTCACCCGTAATGACCCTTCTACTCAGattatcttaaaataaaatttccaaattgTTATTTGTTTTACTCCATTGTTAAGTAACAAAGAGGAACTCCACTCCAAtctgttcttattttaaaaggaatatttctataattattaCTAAAGTCTTTTGCAGCACTAATATTCTGTGATTCTGAATCTAAAGTCAACACAACTGAAATAAATCTATTATAGTATCAGTAAAGATATTCACATTTATTGGAGAATGTTACTATCTTAGAAATATGGTTATTTTTCTAGTACAAAGTATGTGATTAGACAGTTAATTAAATGGAAGCAATGCAGATTCATGCACATTTGTTATTTGAGGGCCTAGAGTAAAATTCATGTGAGATACAAAAAACAAGCTATAAGTGAAAATATCTACATTAGTCTAGAAATGAGTAGCTTTATACAATTCCAACCATATGCATCAATATCAGAATTCTTCTGCTGATTTTGGGATAGGTTTTAAGCCttggattatatttttctttaagagaaTCATCCTaacatgtctctgtgtgtgtgtgtgtgtgtgtgtgtgtgtgtctgtgtgtgtgtgtatcacttaagtcttaaaatttttacttagtTTTCACTGGGCATGTCAGGAATTCAAACATCCTATTAGTATTTACAAAAAATTATGTtgagtaattttttaattaaaactttcagTCAAAGCTTACTACTAAATCAAAGAATTTCATGGGGATGAATGAAAGCTTTATTTTACCTCCTAAGGTTTTAAAACCTCtgaaaagaataattttgaaatCAAGATGTTCCCACAGAATTGGTCACTTACCGCTTGTCCATAATTCCTGTATGACACAGACTCAAAAGAAGACAACTCAACTACTGTTAGAATCGTTGAAATAGTTGCGACAATTATGCATAAGATGTTCATAAGCATAGCATAGGTAAGctaaaaagaagatatacagtgAATTTATTATACTCAGAATAAATGATTGTGTTAAATAGTTTGTAttactgaaaaaagaaatctaattaaAACTTTGATCTAGCTTCTGAAGCTTTACAAGTGTTGTTATACTTGCCATCAGAGTGAAACCCTTCTCTGGTTTATATGAAACCTGATTAATTTGGAGTAAATATCAAAACATCTTCATACCAATAAGCATAAATCTTCCATTTGGGCtcaaaaatattatcttttacaATCTTCTGAGTCATTTGGAAGAAAGCCTTATAATAAATGATTTGAACAAAAGGAGTTCCacatcaaagagaaaaaagatgaaaaatgactGCTTGTAGAAACAGGCTGAATAGGATTCAATGAATTTTAATCCAGGGTTTTAATTCTCTAGGGAAATCCGTCAACATCTTTGGATATTAGTTTTTTATCTCTACAACCACAAGAGTAGACTAGTTCATATCTAAGGTATCTTTTAGCTCTGAGATTCTAAGATTATTTTGCTTCCCAATATCTTTCTACCTATAATATAGATGGATCTTTATTCTGAacagattttctattttgttacaaGGTACAGTTGTGTTCCCAAATTAGAGTTAGGAAAATGAAGTTTTACAACAGTATTATGTCTATTTATAAACTCACTGAgttctattaaatttttttctaacagtaaaattcatataaaattaaaaaaaggtataacaccaaaccaaaaaaacaaaagacctctaTACTTAAACTTAGAAACTTTTATATAATATGACTCTAATACAGCATACCTGTCTACATTAAATTATATGCTCCTAGATTTTCATTTAACTCCTTCACTTATTTTACAGATAGGGTAGATTCCTTTATTGTTTAGAGGCCCACTATGTTTTCATTAAAACCTACTTAGCTTTGTGACAAGTGATTTCTAGAGTATACTAAACATTTTAACTTACCAGGCGTTGAGATGGATGCCTTGTTACTCTTATTATGGTGATTCCTGAAATGATAAACtgaatataaaaacatatatttataaatactcaTTGATAATGCTCatcaacttaaaatatattttaaacaattccCTCTTCTAAGTCAATTATTTTTAGAATAGTCAGAGTGGAATAATATAAAGAAGTTTCAGTACAAGGGGTTAGGAGAAGTTTACATCTATAGTAATGCAGATACCAGTAGGATCGCTAATAATAGAAACATATAGGGGACAGTGTGCATAATTCAGACAGTGGGATGTAGAATACGCCAAAGATGACTTAAGCAGTTCTGAATCAGGGACAAGTGTGCTTGTAACTGCACATGCTTTCTAAACTCATTCAATTTTTACTTCTAATGCTATACTTCTGACTGAGATGATATTACTGATTATGATTACTATGTATATATCCAGATGTGAAAAAGTAGTCCATGAATCTATATTCCAACTTCTGTTTGTACAAAATGTATCTCTTAACTGAGATTGTAGCCATTATTAAGGTAACAGACGTTATTCCTATTTTtgcctttactttaaaaaaagaagttctaTTATTTCATACCAGATTACTCTATTTCCCAGAAGCGTAAAGCTATGCCTTATTGTTTGAAAGTGGGCGGCACAATCCCTTTGAAATATTCCTTTTGTCTTATCTGTTTTTAATGACTTTGACAAGATCTAAGTTAAAGGCTAATTTGTAGAAAAACAGTATTCATACTATACCCCATATACAGGAAGGCCACACTTGAGGTTTACTAACTACTGGAGGATCACTTAAGGGTACATACGCAGCACTTCATTCTGTAGCAAAATTGAGATTTCCAAGAAGACAAAGTGCAGGTAACAACTAGTTCAGAGTACAAAGTGAAAACACTTTGTGAATTTTAAACTAGTGCTAACTAGATTACCAAAGTATGTGCTTTACAAAAGGCCTTTCAAAGTTTATGACCTAAATGAGAAGTTTTGAATTAAACTGTACTTAATTGAAATTTTAGATAACTTAGTATAGGTGATAACTATGATATTTTTATAACATGATGATTAGAAACACTGAAGGACAGCAATCATTTATCTGGATTTTTACCTGCACAATTCACTATTTTTCTCCTATTGTTTTCCAAGGCAATGCTTTGACATCTGTAAGCCAGCATACAAAGGCAGAGGCTCCCCTAAGGCGTCTTGCTCCTTTACAGCCCTATCAAATGTGGCGTCTGATCTCCTACTGCCCTCCGGCCATTGGTTCTAAGCATGGTAAGTGGTTCCCTTGTTCCTTCCAACCATGCTGTCTCCTCCAGCTTTGAATCAGATGTCATCAGATGCTATCACCCACCGTCCCTTCTGGCTGAAGTCTGATCCCCCACCTTGGTCACTCTGTTCTTTCTGcgtgctctgtcactcagtcatgtccagctctttgcgaccccatgaactgcagcctgctaagctcctttgtccacagtgattctccAGGagaatccaagaatactggagtgagttgccatgccctcctccaggggatcttcccaacccagtgacccAACCCgtatctcttacattggcaggtggattctttaccactagagacaCCTGGGAATAGTAACACCTTTCAAATCTCCATGTTAATTATCCCACTTTGTCCATCAACTCATGCCCTGCAGTTTTACAATTCTAATAATCCACTGACCCCATGTGGATGTACAATCTGAGCCCCTTACTTCTTTGTTATATTCTTTCCTTTACCAGTTTAAATTCTATGACCAGCTATTAAAAACGCTCACTTTTTTACATTCTCAACTCCTCTGCACCTTTCTTGATTACAGTTATATGGATAGGCCCAAATCTTGATTAAACATAGTTCTTTTTACATGCCTGCACCCATGTGGCTGAACATGACCTGATACAGATGTACATAACTATCTTGATGTACTGCACTATGTAATCATGTTCCAAAAGCTTGAGTCTTTAATGCTGCATGAAAGTCACACTACTTTTCCACAATCCATGCACACTCTCATTTTTCCTAGGTGACCATTTCCTCATTCTCTTCTCTAACCTCAACCAACCAATCCATTCTCCATTCACGCTCTCAGAGGATGATCCTGCTTTCTAAATTACTGAAACAGTTGAGGCCATCAGAAGTAAAGTTCCACAAGCTCCCAATACCCAATGGCCTGAAAATTGTCCTTTTTCTCTATTCCTCTACCTTCCTTCCTGTTACCTGCCTTGACACTACTTGCATTAAAGATGGATAATCCTTTGTTGGGGGCCGTCCCTTGCAGTATAGGATGTTCAGCTGCATCCGTGACTTGCCCACTGGATGTGTACCCCTTAGCCatgaaaactaaaaatgttaCCACCAAATGTCCTCTGAGGGGAGCCATCACCTCTACTGAGAACCACTGCTAGAGGAGAACTACCCATGCTCCCGTTTGTGCATCAAAATGCATTCATTTCTTGCGTATAAGTCCATGATTCTAATAATCTTCCCCATCACTTATCATCAACTTTCTTCTGGTTCAGTCCCCTCAACAAAAGACATGGAACAACTTACTGAAACAAATAAGCTAACCCTCTCCTGACTCAAGTTTCCCTCAACAACCTCATTACACTAAAACCCTTAAACAAACTGCCTGTATTTGCTGTCTCTAATTCCtctcctttcattattttttacacCAATTCCAGTTAGGCTTTTGCCCCACTTTCCACTGAAACTATTTGTCAGCTTACCATTGGCCTTCATGTTGCTAAATCCAATGGTCAATTCTCAGCCCTTCTCTGATTTGACAACATAACAGAATTAATGTAATTGGTCTTTCCCTATTCTTTGTTCACTTGACTTCCAGGATGTCACTCTCTCCAGACTTCCCTATTACTTTATGGCTATAAGAAACCACAGAAGACTGCAGGtgatgaaaaactttaaaaatgtgtgaaAATAGACTCACTGTGTGATGACCCTAAGGCAAAGACCCTAAGATGGAAACTAACCAGACTGATGGAGCTTATGCTTACAATTCTGTAATTGTATAGGTATGTTAACATATCTGAGGACAGTCGAGCCTATGGTTGTCATTGTGTATTCAGTCCTATATCAATGTCTCTTATAACAGCACTGGTAAGTtaaaggtgctcaataaatatttgtttaaaaaaagggaTCTGACTTTGAGTTATCAATATGGGATTTAGCTACTTAACTCTCCTGAAAACTTCAGAAACTCTTCCTATATTCTACTAGTGGCATGAGTATTATTTACTgaatgattaaattaaaaaatgtattctacTCACAACAATTCCCCATAAAGAACATCCTGTTTTGTAAGTTATAGGTTCATATGTCCCAAAGACTCCTTTAATTTGTCCCATATACAAAATCAATAGGAGATACcacatgaaaacacaaaagatgcCAATCATAATCTGGATAGCCTATGGGAAGAGAATGCTATTAGTATTGAAACCATGTAATTTATAACAATTCCAATAAGTGTTaactataaaaaaaatacaaagtttttaaaaaagatggtaGTAAAATAGAAATGCACATAACCATGAAATTTCTGGATTGGTTAGTCTAAAAAGAGGGCCCTAACCAGGAAGTACTGAGGTTTATCCAACAGGAATGAACCATACTTGGAGCATCAGACTGTTCAATAGGAATTCTGGTGAATTCTCCCATAAGAAAGTTGATAATCTGACTCTACTGCGGGCTATCTTCTCTATCAAGTAATGACATGTCAGGAGAATACTGAGGGCACTTCATTCAAGGCACACTTGATATGGATCTTTTCCATAAGCATGCTGAGATGAGGTAGAGTCAACACAGAGATACAAAGAATACTGAAAGTAGACTTACTTGCCCAAGTTCTTTCTGTTGGATAGGGGATAGTTTAGGGTCAGGGAGAATTATTACTCAACTTCAGTTTGTAAAAAGGCAATTATAATCCCAGTAAATATGTATCAGTAGATTTCTGAATTTAAATGTAAACttaatatttcaaatactaaatcatatttttaatcattctttaaaaatttcagaggatacattattttcactttcatataaacTTTCACTATATAAACTTTAATAGGAAGCTATTTAATGTTTTAAGTTTGGTAGTTTCAGTTCTTTGCAAAGCACGTGATCTATGAAATACATAATGCAACTGATTAATATTAAAGGAAGTTAATATTCCTAATATTAATAGGAAGCTATTTAATGTTTTAAGTTTAGTAGTttcagttctttatttctttgtaaagcAAGTGATCTATGAAGCACATAAATGCAACTGATTAATATTAAAGATGTGTTTTAGAGAAAAATTTTTGCATAGAAAACCCACTTTGAGGGGATAACAATCTTATGCATTTAGATTCAGACTTTAAGGTCTCCTCTGCATCAGATTTGGGAGAACAACATCatttcaaaaggttctttagtttgACTGGGAGAAAATCCTCTACTAGATCTCAAAATCCTTTGAGAttttggtcttctgcattgcaggcagactctttaccattacTAAATAGAAATAGTGCATGATCTTGAATTTAGTTAAAGTAAGTCTTACTTACCGCTAAAACAAGAGAATCTGCTTCGGAGACTTTTGTACAACATGCACATAGAGCCATAATACCAGCATTTCCTCTAGATGTTTATGTCTCTAATCTCTGGTGATACCTCTATTAGCAAACTTctacaaaacagtaaaaacacaaatacaaGCTTTGCTCAAAAGAAAATACTTAAGGTCActtcttttcttactgttttgCAATTACTTTCCCAAACTCTGAAGCaatcatt
This genomic interval carries:
- the MS4A13 gene encoding membrane-spanning 4-domains subfamily A member 13, whose product is MIGIFCVFMWYLLLILYMGQIKGVFGTYEPITYKTGCSLWGIVFIISGITIIRVTRHPSQRLLTYAMLMNILCIIVATISTILTVVELSSFESVSYRNYGQAKLGREISRVLVSFYTLELCIAFTYTIFGCVGLCRKNEDAHTAVTEEVEDAL